The Rhododendron vialii isolate Sample 1 chromosome 6a, ASM3025357v1 genome includes a window with the following:
- the LOC131330477 gene encoding uncharacterized protein LOC131330477 translates to MNRISMSLHFRMQAGKTPFFPSRNPLRTKNRSNLSQTLKPAPKMVTNTSSGRPMCHSCSKPSRICLCTRIKTPSLNNSAAVTILQHSLELNHPLNSTRIATLGLKNLSVVSVSDVNFEAQFAIRPLNSNSEMGSHVSEVRTNGSCFDYQETQNGGGYSSQVGSGLISFTIRKSGAVSSFKHLCMPQSQLENLNFDQFLTSSVVLDALSNGFVVKKWQNKQLGNGCIKTEEMEEFGIRVPPGSALLFPSEDSVLIEDIDFEVKNLIVLDGTWAKAKRVYNENPWLKALPHLKLDLDKMSLYGEVRTQPRAGCLSTIESIVYALKAVGDETETDGLDNLLDVFESMVGDQRRCMNERLSQISLS, encoded by the coding sequence ATGAATCGAATTAGTATGTCGCTCCATTTCCGGATGCAAGCAGGAAAAACCCCATTCTTCCCCTCCCGCAACCCTCTCCGCACCAAAAATAGGTCCAACCTTTCTCAAACCCTAAAACCAGCCCCAAAAATGGTCACAAACACCTCATCCGGAAGACCCATGTGCCATTCTTGTTCCAAACCCTCCCGCATCTGCTTGTGCACTAGAATCAAGACCCCTTCTCTCAACAACTCAGCGGCCGTCACCATTCTCCAACACAGTCTTGAGTTAAACCACCCTCTCAATTCCACCCGAATCGCCACCCTAGGGCTCAAGAATCTCAGTGTGGTGTCAGTTTCTGATGTGAATTTCGAAGCCCAATTCGCCATCAGGCCTCTGAATTCCAATTCTGAAATGGGTTCACACGTGTCTGAGGTTAGGACTAATGGGTCATGTTTTGATTATCAAGAAACCCAAAATGGAGGTGGGTATTCTTCACAAGTTGGGTCTGGTTTAATTTCTTTCACCATTCGCAAATCTGGTGCAGTTAGCTCTTTTAAGCATCTCTGTATGCCCCAGAGTCAACTTGAAAACCTTAACTTTGATCAGTTCTTGACTTCTTCGGTAGTCCTTGATGCTTTATCAAATGGGTTTGTTGTGAAAAAGTGGCAGAACAAGCAGTTGGGTAATGGGTGCATCAAAACTGAGGAAATGGAGGAGTTTGGAATTAGGGTTCCTCCTGGGTCAGCACTACTTTTCCCAAGTGAAGATTCAGTTTTGATTGAGGATATAGATTTTGAGGTGAAGAACTTGATTGTGTTGGATGGAACATGGGCAAAGGCAAAGAGGGTGTACAACGAGAACCCTTGGTTGAAAGCTTTGCCTCATTTGAAGCTGGATTTGGACAAGATGAGCTTGTATGGTGAAGTGAGGACTCAGCCAAGGGCTGGGTGTTTGTCTACGATTGAGAGCATTGTGTATGCACTGAAGGCTGTAGGGGATGAAACTGAAACTGATGGGTTGGACAATCTGTTGGATGTTTTTGAGTCCATGGTTGGTGACCAAAGGCGGTGTATGAATGAAAGATTAAGCCAAATCTCCCTCTCATGA
- the LOC131330479 gene encoding polyadenylate-binding protein RBP45-like isoform X1, with translation MMQPGHGVTPIPFDRQQQQYQQQPPLSQQQWMMMPPQQQQQPQQPPPPQAYQQPPQQPQAYAPPQQVWAQHPPQQMAVPPQQQQYTAVQQTGSNEIKSLWIGDLQAWMDENYVYNCFAHTGQVMSVKVIRNKLTAQPEGYGFIEFTSRAAAESILQTYNGALMPNTEQSFRMNWATLGAGERRADDTPDYTVFVGDLAADVSDYLLQETFKVNYPSVKGAKVVTDRMTGRSKGYGFVRFGDEGEQLRAMVEMNGVLCSTRPMRVGAAATKKPVGSQQYQKATFSPQASQGETDPTNTTIFVGGLNDSVSDDHLRQVFGQFGELVHVKIPAGKHCGFVQFADRACAEQALSTLNGTQLGGQNIRLSWGRTPSSKQAQPDQSQWNGANYGYAQGYEAYGYAPPPQDPNMYYGAYPGYGNYQQPQQ, from the exons ATGATGCAACCAGGACATGGAGTCACTCCAATCCCCTTCGACCGTCAACAACAACAGTATCAGCAGCAACCACCGCTATCGCAGCAGCAGTGGATGATGATGCCgcctcagcagcagcagcagccacaacaaccaccaccgccacaGGCGTATCAGCAACCGCCACAACAACCGCAGGCTTATGCTCCGCCGCAGCAGGTGTGGGCCCAGCATCCACCTCAGCAGATGGCCGTGccacctcagcagcagcagtatACGGCCGTACAACAAACCGGTTCGAACGAAATCAAGTCGCTTTGGATCGGGGACCTGCAGGCTTGGATGGACGAGAACTACGTCTACAACTGTTTTGCTCACACCGGACAg GTCATGTCGGTGAAGGTTATTCGCAACAAGCTAACTGCGCAGCCTGAAGGTTATGGTTTCATAGAGTTCACAAGTCGTGCTGCGGCAGAGAGTATATTACAGACATACAATGGTGCACTGATGCCAAATACTGAACAGAGTTTCAGAATGAACTGGGCTACTCTTGGTGCTGGTGAAAGGCGGGCCGATGACACTCCAGACTATACAGTATTTGTGGGAGATTTGGCTGCTGATGTTTCTGATTATTTGTTACAAGAAACATTCAAAGTTAACTATCCATCGGTAAAGGGTGCAAAGGTTGTCACTGACAGAATGACCGGGCGTTCCAAGGGTTATGGATTTGTCAGATTTGGAGATGAGGGTGAACAATTGCGTGCTATGGTAGAGATGAATGGAGTGCTCTGTTCTACCAGGCCCATGCGGGTGGGGGCTGCTGCTACCAAGAAACCTGTTGGTAGTCAGCAATATCAGAAAG CTACCTTCAGTCCTCAAGCAAGTCAAGGCGAGACCGATCCAACTAACACAACA ATATTTGTTGGTGGTTTGAACGATAGTGTCTCAGATGACCATCTGAGACAAGTGTTTGGCCAGTTTGGTGAGTTGGTTCATGTGAAAATACCAGCAGGCAAGCATTGTGGCTTTGTTCAATTTGCTGATAG AGCTTGTGCGGAGCAAGCGCTTTCGACGTTGAATGGCACTCAGTTAGGAGGACAAAATATTCGACTTTCGTGGGGTCGCACTCCTTCGAGCAAACAG GCTCAGCCAGATCAGTCTCAATGGAATGGTGCAAATTATGGATATGCCCAAGGATATGAGGCATATGGTTATGCACCCCCTCCTCAAGATCCTAACATGTATTATGGGGCCTACCCCGGATATGGGAATTACCAACAGCCACAGCAG TGA
- the LOC131330479 gene encoding polyadenylate-binding protein RBP45-like isoform X2, protein MMQPGHGVTPIPFDRQQQQYQQQPPLSQQQWMMMPPQQQQQPQQPPPPQAYQQPPQQPQAYAPPQQVWAQHPPQQMAVPPQQQQYTAVQQTGSNEIKSLWIGDLQAWMDENYVYNCFAHTGQVMSVKVIRNKLTAQPEGYGFIEFTSRAAAESILQTYNGALMPNTEQSFRMNWATLGAGERRADDTPDYTVFVGDLAADVSDYLLQETFKVNYPSVKGAKVVTDRMTGRSKGYGFVRFGDEGEQLRAMVEMNGVLCSTRPMRVGAAATKKPVGSQQYQKATFSPQASQGETDPTNTTIFVGGLNDSVSDDHLRQVFGQFGELVHVKIPAGKHCGFVQFADRACAEQALSTLNGTQLGGQNIRLSWGRTPSSKQPDQSQWNGANYGYAQGYEAYGYAPPPQDPNMYYGAYPGYGNYQQPQQ, encoded by the exons ATGATGCAACCAGGACATGGAGTCACTCCAATCCCCTTCGACCGTCAACAACAACAGTATCAGCAGCAACCACCGCTATCGCAGCAGCAGTGGATGATGATGCCgcctcagcagcagcagcagccacaacaaccaccaccgccacaGGCGTATCAGCAACCGCCACAACAACCGCAGGCTTATGCTCCGCCGCAGCAGGTGTGGGCCCAGCATCCACCTCAGCAGATGGCCGTGccacctcagcagcagcagtatACGGCCGTACAACAAACCGGTTCGAACGAAATCAAGTCGCTTTGGATCGGGGACCTGCAGGCTTGGATGGACGAGAACTACGTCTACAACTGTTTTGCTCACACCGGACAg GTCATGTCGGTGAAGGTTATTCGCAACAAGCTAACTGCGCAGCCTGAAGGTTATGGTTTCATAGAGTTCACAAGTCGTGCTGCGGCAGAGAGTATATTACAGACATACAATGGTGCACTGATGCCAAATACTGAACAGAGTTTCAGAATGAACTGGGCTACTCTTGGTGCTGGTGAAAGGCGGGCCGATGACACTCCAGACTATACAGTATTTGTGGGAGATTTGGCTGCTGATGTTTCTGATTATTTGTTACAAGAAACATTCAAAGTTAACTATCCATCGGTAAAGGGTGCAAAGGTTGTCACTGACAGAATGACCGGGCGTTCCAAGGGTTATGGATTTGTCAGATTTGGAGATGAGGGTGAACAATTGCGTGCTATGGTAGAGATGAATGGAGTGCTCTGTTCTACCAGGCCCATGCGGGTGGGGGCTGCTGCTACCAAGAAACCTGTTGGTAGTCAGCAATATCAGAAAG CTACCTTCAGTCCTCAAGCAAGTCAAGGCGAGACCGATCCAACTAACACAACA ATATTTGTTGGTGGTTTGAACGATAGTGTCTCAGATGACCATCTGAGACAAGTGTTTGGCCAGTTTGGTGAGTTGGTTCATGTGAAAATACCAGCAGGCAAGCATTGTGGCTTTGTTCAATTTGCTGATAG AGCTTGTGCGGAGCAAGCGCTTTCGACGTTGAATGGCACTCAGTTAGGAGGACAAAATATTCGACTTTCGTGGGGTCGCACTCCTTCGAGCAAACAG CCAGATCAGTCTCAATGGAATGGTGCAAATTATGGATATGCCCAAGGATATGAGGCATATGGTTATGCACCCCCTCCTCAAGATCCTAACATGTATTATGGGGCCTACCCCGGATATGGGAATTACCAACAGCCACAGCAG TGA
- the LOC131330478 gene encoding DEAD-box ATP-dependent RNA helicase 32, protein MRPPKSRESRKQKRLSEAQEIELLESWIQNGRPESGSNPLSIPPPPKDAPVGRIDDGTFSAYTGSQRFDQLPVSQKTKDGLKDAKFTKMTEIQRASLPHSLCARDILGAAKTGSGKTLAFIIPVLEKLYRARWGPEDGVGSIIISPTRELAAQLFDVLKSVGKHHNFSAGLLIGGRKDIDTEKEHVNDLNILVCTPGRLLQHMDETPNFDCSQLQVLVLDEADRILDVGFKKALNAIVSQLPKHRQTFLFSATQTKSVQDLARLSLKDPEYLSVHEESITATPNRLHQTAMIVPLDQKLDMLWSFIKSHLNSKILVFLSSCKQVRFVFEAFKKLHPGIPLKCLHGRMKQERRMGIYSQFCETRSVLFSTDVASRGLDFNKAVDWVVQVDCPEDVAAYIHRVGRTARYLSGGKSVLFLVPSEMKMLEKLQEKKIPIQFIKANTKRLQPVSGLLAALLAKKDDKKEVDLRHLAHRAFITYLRSIHKHRDKEVFDVTKLPIEEFSASLGLPMTPKIRFLNQKSKGKQVSGESSLREENYSKENLFELPRESPVTGKIEEDEEDEEEVDKDFLSAKETPHGGQGKSTDIADIEPGTRILKKKKLKINVHRPLGTRVVFDDEGNTLPPLATLADRISGDGSVQLDEDRVSKRYANLREELKEEDKEDKLLDRQRRKEKRMKEKMKRRRGRKDEDDIEGEEDLSGSDGDRTNKRSKKYFDSDSDDAESKRDKDSTINADSISLKEQEELALKLLSSMHS, encoded by the exons atgAGGCCTCCCAAATCCAGAGAATCACGCAAGCAAAAACGACTCTCGGAGGCCCAGGAAATCGAGCTGCTCGAATCATGGATCCAAAACGGACGGCCCGAGTCCGGTTCCAACCCGTTGTCTATCCCGCCGCCGCCGAAGGACGCTCCTGTCGGCCGAATCGACGACGGCACGTTCTCGGCCTACACCGGGAGCCAGAGGTTCGATCAGTTGCCTGTGTCTCAGAAGACGAAAGACGGGCTGAAAGATGCGAAATTTACCAAAATGACCGAGATTCAGAGGGCGTCGCTGCCGCACTCGCTCTGCGCCCGCGATATCCTCGGCGCGGCGAAAACGGGGTCCGGGAAGACCCTGGCTTTTATAATACCG GTTCTAGAGAAGTTATACAGAGCGAGATGGGGTCCAGAGGATGGGGTTGGCAGCATTATAATATCTCCTACAAGGGAGTTAGCTGCCCAGCTTTTCGACGTATTGAAGTCTGTTGGAAAACACCACAATTTTAGTGCTGGCCTTCTAATTGGTGGTCGCAAAGATATTGACACAGAGAAGGAGCATGTAAATGATCTGAACATCCTGGTCTGCACTCCTGGCAGGCTTCTTCAGCACATGGATGAGACTCCAAATTTTGATTGTTCTCAGCTACAG gttttggtccttGATGAGGCAGATCGTATCCTCGATGTGGGATTTAAGAAGGCATTGAACGCAATAGTTTCACAGCTACCAAAGCATAGACAAACCTTTCTTTTCTCCGCAACTCAGACGAAGTCAGTTCAGGATCTTGCAAGACTCAGTTTGAAGGATCCAGAGTACCTTAGTGTGCATGAGGAGTCCATAACTGCCACTCCCAATCGCTTGCACCAAACAGCAATGATTGTTCCGCTTGATCAAAAACTGGATATGTTGTGGAGCTTTATAAAGTCACATCTTAATTCAAAGATCCTTGTCTTTCTTTCTAGCTGCAAACAG GTAAGATTTGTGTTTGAAGCATTCAAGAAGCTCCATCCTGGAATCCCCTTGAAATGTCTTCATGGAAGGATGAAGCAGGAGAGAAGGATGGGAATCTATTCTCAGTTTTGTGAGACACGTTCAGTTCTCTTCTCGACTGATGTAGCCTCAAGGGGCCTTGATTTTAACAAGGCAGTTGATTGGGTTGTCCAG GTGGACTGTCCAGAAGACGTTGCAGCTTACATACACAGAGTTGGACGTACTGCTCGATATCTTAGTGGTGGGAAGTCAGTTTTATTCCTGGTGCCCTCAGAAATGAAGATGCTTGAAAAGTTACAGGAGAAGAAGATACCCATCCAGTTTATCAAG GCAAACACAAAAAGGCTGCAACCTGTTTCTGGATTGTTGGCAGCTTTATTAGCAAAGAAAGATGACAAGAAGGAAGTAGACTTGCGGCACCTCGCTCATAGGGCATTCATCACGTACTTGAGGTCTATACATAAACATCGGGATAAGGAGGTTTTTGATGTTACGAAACTCCCCATTGAAGAATTCTCAGCATCATTGGGCCTGCCAATGACCCCGAAAATCCGTTTTCTGAACCAGAAAAGCAAAGGAAAGCAAGTGTCAGGAGAATCTTCTCTTCGAGAAGAAAATTATAGCAAGGAGAACTTGTTTGAGCTTCCGAGAGAAAGTCCAGTTACCGGTAAAAttgaagaagacgaagaagacgaagaagaagtgGATAAAGATTTTCTTTCAGCTAAGGAAACCCCCCATGGTGGGCAAGGAAAATCAACTGACATAGCAGATATTGA GCCAGGAACACggattttgaagaaaaagaaactgaaaatTAATGTCCACAGACCATTGGGTACAAGAGTTGTCTTTGACGATGAAGGCAACACACTGCCCCCACTTGCAACATTAGCTGACAGGATAAGTGGCGATGGCTCAGTTCAGCTTGATGAAGATAGAG TAAGTAAAAGATATGCAAATTTGAGAGAAGAGTTAAAGGAGGAGGACAAGGAAGACAAGCTTCTGGATCGTCAACGTCGTAAAGAGAAACGAATGAAGGAGAAGATGAAGAGAAGAAGGGGACGGAAGGACGAGGATGATATTGAGGGTGAGGAGGATCTTTCTGGGTCAGATGGAGACCGAACCAATAAAAGATCGAAGAAGTACTTTGATAGCGACAGTGATGATGCTGAGAGTAAGAGAGACAAAGATAGCACTATCAATGCCGACTCTATTTCTTTGAAAGAACAAGAGGAACTGGCTCTCAAGTTGTTGAGTTCCATGCACTCTTAA
- the LOC131330480 gene encoding protein METABOLIC NETWORK MODULATOR 1-like isoform X2: MNQLDWVNNSNAPPNNPVKRNRGRPRNDQSLKRRVVAPMPPGFEAKANGNQPHQQHVIDNANDGMVGQTVTGVVQAAFDSGYLLTVRIGNSNASLSGIVFTPGNFVPISKENDVAPNVRTITRNEVFFPMENQTRKRRPRSKGSTVQHHGLRGVETIHLSNGLTVSNIVKPPPGLRGTVVPVVLQPVNLSNGLLTGNQVPPVPSQANHVAAMKMTVGSHNQNDPLHQGLDGKSLAEDSGRGLEGDSVNEPLFLEPLQIIDFDIPNQTEPVAKPSGDNYRMGMGKMTALLQGNRTEPGA; encoded by the exons ATGAACCAACTCGACTGGGTGAATAACTCTAATGCTCCACCAAATAACCCTGTGAAGCGAAATCGTGGTCGGCCACGCAACGATCAAAGCCTAAAGCGTAGAGTGGTTGCGCCAATGCCACCTGGATTTGAAGCTAAGGCGAATGGAAACCAACCCCATCAACAACATGTCATCGATAATGCAAACGATGGAATGGTGGGTCAAACAGTCACTGGTGTAGTCCAGGCAGCATTTGATTCAGGTTATTTGCTAACTGTTCGGATTGGCAACTCTAATGCCAGTCTCAGTGGTATTGTCTTTACGCCAGGAAATTTTGTTCCAAtctcaaaagaaaatgatgTGGCCCCAAATGTTCGAACGATTACAAGAAATGAAGTTTTCTTCCCAATGGAGAACCAAACTCGCAAACGTCGCCCTCGATCCAAAGGGAGTACGGTGCAACATCATGGTCTTCGTGGGGTTGAAACCATTCATTTATCGAATGGATTAACAGTATCAAACATTGTTAAGCCTCCTCCGGGCTTAAGAGGCACAGTGGTGCCTGTTGTACTCCAGCCAGTCAATTTATCAAATGGATTGCTAACTGGAAACCAAGTACCTCCAGTTCCATCCCAAGCTAATCATGTAGCAGCCATGAAAATGACAGTTGGTTCGCATAATCAAAATGACCCTCTCCATCAGGGTTTAGATGGAAAATCGTTGGCAGAAGATTCTGGTCGTGGTTTGGAAGGAGACAGCGTGAATGAGCCTCTCTTTCTAGAACCGCTGCAAATCATAGATTTTGATATTCCTAACCAAACGGAACCTGTTGCCAAGCCTTCAGGAGATAATTACAGAATGGGAATGGGAAAGATGACCGCACTTTTGCAG GGAAATAGGACAGAACCAGGTGCCTAG
- the LOC131330480 gene encoding protein METABOLIC NETWORK MODULATOR 1-like isoform X1 yields MNQLDWVNNSNAPPNNPVKRNRGRPRNDQSLKRRVVAPMPPGFEAKANGNQPHQQHVIDNANDGMVGQTVTGVVQAAFDSGYLLTVRIGNSNASLSGIVFTPGNFVPISKENDVAPNVRTITRNEVFFPMENQTRKRRPRSKGSTVQHHGLRGVETIHLSNGLTVSNIVKPPPGLRGTVVPVVLQPVNLSNGLLTGNQVPPVPSQANHVAAMKMTVGSHNQNDPLHQGLDGKSLAEDSGRGLEGDSVNEPLFLEPLQIIDFDIPNQTEPVAKPSGDNYRMGMGKMTALLQALQGNRTEPGA; encoded by the exons ATGAACCAACTCGACTGGGTGAATAACTCTAATGCTCCACCAAATAACCCTGTGAAGCGAAATCGTGGTCGGCCACGCAACGATCAAAGCCTAAAGCGTAGAGTGGTTGCGCCAATGCCACCTGGATTTGAAGCTAAGGCGAATGGAAACCAACCCCATCAACAACATGTCATCGATAATGCAAACGATGGAATGGTGGGTCAAACAGTCACTGGTGTAGTCCAGGCAGCATTTGATTCAGGTTATTTGCTAACTGTTCGGATTGGCAACTCTAATGCCAGTCTCAGTGGTATTGTCTTTACGCCAGGAAATTTTGTTCCAAtctcaaaagaaaatgatgTGGCCCCAAATGTTCGAACGATTACAAGAAATGAAGTTTTCTTCCCAATGGAGAACCAAACTCGCAAACGTCGCCCTCGATCCAAAGGGAGTACGGTGCAACATCATGGTCTTCGTGGGGTTGAAACCATTCATTTATCGAATGGATTAACAGTATCAAACATTGTTAAGCCTCCTCCGGGCTTAAGAGGCACAGTGGTGCCTGTTGTACTCCAGCCAGTCAATTTATCAAATGGATTGCTAACTGGAAACCAAGTACCTCCAGTTCCATCCCAAGCTAATCATGTAGCAGCCATGAAAATGACAGTTGGTTCGCATAATCAAAATGACCCTCTCCATCAGGGTTTAGATGGAAAATCGTTGGCAGAAGATTCTGGTCGTGGTTTGGAAGGAGACAGCGTGAATGAGCCTCTCTTTCTAGAACCGCTGCAAATCATAGATTTTGATATTCCTAACCAAACGGAACCTGTTGCCAAGCCTTCAGGAGATAATTACAGAATGGGAATGGGAAAGATGACCGCACTTTTGCAG GCTTTGCAGGGAAATAGGACAGAACCAGGTGCCTAG